From a region of the Synechococcus sp. PCC 7502 genome:
- a CDS encoding transglycosylase domain-containing protein: MQPLNSRVLTLQAQVAGRLKAKAKVPRLEIFKSGQKRPEVYDLVGDRYVLGRSSGKCQIVIQTPVVSQVHAEITRRNANNFVISDQDSTNGIYRGHQRLKSITLKHKMVITLGPPELEAAVTVRYIDPPPWYIRTLQYTGFGILGLSTLLILAIAIEWQKFSVKPLPIAQQGQIEVLAGDKTTSIAPPDREKHTEIGNLSEFGTYLPNAVIASEDNAYYYHLGVNPGGILRALVTNVSSGELRQGGSTITQQLARLLLGQTYVGTSDSAGRKWREAVAAIKLTFTYSKNDLLTIYLNRVYLGNGVYGFQDAARLYFNKSLPELDLSEAATLAGILPAPNLINPFKNKKLALEYRDRILNRMAELGMVKPEVAERARRSILKLNLDAQGKVQGTVAPYYYGYVYDELENIAPNLAREGNFVIETSLDIAMQKAADQSLRQAVATQGAAYNFSQGAIVTMDASNGSILTMTGGVDFQKSQFNRATNAYRQPGSTFKLFTYLAAIAQGIPPTTTFSCSPRSGVAGCHNGGSGFIDMYHGFALSENVIAIQVADAAGLGNVLQTARKLGITSKLEENYNLVLGGYEVKMLEMVGAYGTIANLGIYNTPHAIQRIYDTNSCSDRKNYTSCELIFDANTYYQPSPRIDPNIADTMIDLMAGVVNYGTARGASLAQATTVGKTGTTDQGRDLWFIGFAPSSKLLAAVWLGNDEGITDSSSVLAVQVWSNYMAKVIR; encoded by the coding sequence ATGCAGCCTCTTAACTCACGGGTTCTAACTTTGCAGGCACAGGTGGCGGGTAGACTCAAAGCCAAGGCAAAGGTTCCTCGCCTCGAAATTTTCAAATCGGGACAAAAACGCCCAGAAGTCTATGATCTGGTTGGCGATCGCTATGTCTTAGGACGAAGTAGTGGTAAGTGTCAAATTGTGATTCAAACTCCTGTGGTCAGTCAAGTCCATGCCGAAATCACCCGTAGAAATGCTAATAATTTTGTGATTTCCGATCAAGACTCTACCAATGGCATCTACCGCGGACACCAACGCTTAAAGTCCATAACCCTGAAGCACAAAATGGTGATCACCCTTGGACCACCTGAACTAGAGGCAGCCGTAACCGTGCGTTATATTGATCCACCGCCTTGGTATATCAGGACATTGCAATATACAGGGTTCGGTATTCTTGGCTTAAGTACTCTCTTGATATTGGCGATCGCCATTGAATGGCAAAAATTTTCAGTTAAACCTCTACCCATTGCCCAACAGGGACAAATTGAAGTTTTGGCAGGGGATAAAACCACTTCCATCGCACCTCCAGATCGGGAAAAACACACCGAGATAGGAAATCTATCGGAATTTGGCACCTATCTTCCCAATGCTGTCATTGCCTCCGAAGATAATGCCTATTACTACCACCTTGGGGTAAATCCGGGGGGGATTCTGCGTGCCTTAGTCACAAATGTTAGTAGTGGTGAACTGCGCCAAGGGGGAAGTACAATTACCCAACAATTGGCAAGGTTACTATTAGGACAGACCTATGTTGGTACCAGTGACTCGGCTGGACGTAAATGGCGTGAGGCGGTAGCTGCAATCAAGCTTACCTTTACCTATAGCAAAAATGATCTGTTAACCATCTACCTAAATCGAGTCTATTTGGGCAATGGAGTCTATGGCTTTCAAGATGCGGCTCGACTTTACTTTAATAAGTCTTTACCTGAACTAGACCTTTCCGAAGCGGCAACCTTGGCGGGAATTTTACCTGCCCCTAATCTGATTAATCCATTTAAAAATAAAAAACTGGCATTGGAATATCGCGATCGCATTCTCAATCGCATGGCAGAACTAGGCATGGTTAAACCCGAAGTCGCTGAACGAGCAAGACGATCTATTTTAAAGCTCAATCTTGATGCCCAAGGTAAAGTGCAAGGTACCGTTGCTCCCTACTACTACGGCTATGTCTATGATGAGTTAGAAAATATTGCACCGAATTTAGCACGGGAGGGTAATTTTGTCATTGAAACCAGCCTAGATATTGCGATGCAAAAAGCTGCGGATCAGTCTCTACGTCAAGCAGTAGCTACCCAAGGTGCCGCCTACAATTTTTCCCAAGGGGCGATCGTGACGATGGATGCTAGTAATGGCTCCATTTTGACCATGACTGGGGGCGTAGATTTTCAGAAAAGTCAATTTAATCGAGCCACAAATGCCTATCGTCAACCTGGCTCAACTTTTAAGCTTTTTACTTACCTAGCCGCGATCGCCCAAGGCATACCCCCAACCACCACTTTTTCCTGTAGTCCCCGCAGCGGAGTTGCTGGCTGTCACAACGGCGGAAGCGGTTTTATTGATATGTATCATGGCTTTGCCCTTTCCGAAAATGTCATTGCCATTCAAGTAGCAGATGCGGCGGGTCTAGGAAATGTCTTGCAAACTGCCCGCAAGTTGGGAATTACCTCAAAATTGGAGGAAAACTATAACCTAGTCCTCGGTGGCTATGAAGTCAAAATGTTAGAAATGGTTGGGGCATACGGTACGATTGCCAATCTCGGAATTTATAACACTCCCCATGCCATTCAGCGTATTTACGATACCAATTCCTGTAGCGATCGCAAAAATTACACCAGTTGTGAATTAATCTTTGATGCCAATACCTATTATCAGCCCAGTCCCAGAATTGATCCAAACATCGCAGACACCATGATTGATCTAATGGCAGGAGTAGTAAACTACGGCACTGCTAGAGGCGCATCCTTGGCACAAGCTACCACCGTCGGTAAAACTGGTACCACCGATCAAGGGCGAGACCTCTGGTTCATTGGCTTTGCTCCATCTTCCAAGCTTTTAGCCGCAGTGTGGTTAGGTAATGATGAAGGCATAACCGACAGTAGTAGTGTTTTGGCTGTGCAAGTTTGGAGTAATTATATGGCTAAGGTGATACGGTAG
- a CDS encoding photosystem II reaction center X protein: MTPSLINFFWGLGYGATFVIIAVTALVLVSQKDKVKRQG; the protein is encoded by the coding sequence ATGACACCTTCTTTAATTAATTTCTTTTGGGGCTTAGGCTATGGAGCCACTTTCGTGATCATTGCCGTAACCGCATTAGTACTAGTTAGTCAAAAAGATAAAGTTAAGCGCCAAGGCTAA